The sequence GATTGCGTACATTTGAACCTTCATAAAACTTTTTCAACTCCTCATGGTGGTGGTGGTCCTGGAAGTGGACCAGTTGGTGTAAAAGATTTTTTAGTAAAATATTTACCATATCCAGTTATTGAAAAAAGTGAAGATGATTTCTTTTATTTTTCAAAACCTGAAAGAACAATTGGAAAAGTTAGAAGTTTCTTTGGAAACTTCTCTGTCATTTTAAAGGCATACTTATATATAAGAGAACTTGGAAGTGAAGGTTTAAAAGAAGTTGCTCAACTTTCTGTTTTAAATGCAAACTATATTAAGGAGAAACTAAAAAAATATTACCCATCACAATTTGATAGAGTTGTAAAACATGAATGTGTCTTATCTGGAAAGATCTATAAAGAGTATGGTGTAAAAACTTTAGATATAGCAAAGAGATTAATGGATTATGGTTTCCATCCTCCAACAATCTATTTCCCACATATAGTTGATGAAGCACTAATGATTGAACCAACAGAAACAGAAAGCAAAGAAACTCTTGATGAATTTATTGAAGTTATGATTAAAATTAGTGAGGAGATAAAGAAAAACCCAGAGTTAGTTAAAAATGCACCTCATACAACATACATTTCAAGACCTGATGAGGTGAAAGCAGCTAAGGAATTAAAAGTTAAGTGGTAGAAGAAAAAATTAAATTTTTTTATCCAATAAAAACACTTCCTGTATCTTTAACTGGAGACATTTGTTCTTTAAATTGTCTTCATTGTAATTCTTTTTATCTAAAAGGAATGAAAACAAAAGATGAATCACTGAGTTATCTTCAAAGTGAAGAATTTTCATCATTTTTGATATCTGGTGGATTTGATGAAAAAGGAAAACTAGATATTTTTTCAAATTTGGATTATATAAAAAAAGTTAAGACAAGTGGCAAGAAGATAGTACTTCACCCAGGTTTTATAACAAAGGAAGAGATTGATGCTTTAAAAGGTTATATTGATGTTATATCTTTTGATTTTATATATGACGATGAGACAATAAAAGAGATTTACCATCTTGAATATAAAAAAGAGGATTTTAAAACTCAATATCTATTATTGAGAAGAAATATTAAAACTATTCCACACATTATTGTTGGACTTTATAAAGGAATAATAAAAGGTGAGTATGAAGCAATTGATGTTCTTGCAGAGTTAAAACCAAGTTTAATAATATTTCTTGTAATAGTTCCAACAAAAGAAACACCTTTTGAAAAAATAAATATTCCAGATATAGGCGAAATAAAAGAATTATTTATGAAAGCAAAAAGAAAGTTAAGATTAACTAAATTTCATCTTGGTTGTATGGTTCCAAAAGGTGAGATAAAAGATGAAATTGAGTTAGCAGCATTTGAAAGTGGGTTTATAGGTTTTGTAAATCCTCAAAATAAATTAAAAAACTTGGTTAAAGACCCTGAAGTTTATTATGAATGCGATGCTCTCTACTATTAGAGTATCTCTTGGTAGCACCTCTGTTTTAGAATTTAAGAAACTTAAATATGATTTTGAAATTAAGACAATATATCTTCTCCTTTCAGGAAAATGCACAAAAGATTGTAAATATTGCACGCAAGCAAAAAGTTCAAAATCAGATGAAAAATATTTATCAAGAGTTGTTTGGCCTGAATATGATTTAGATGAAACTCTTGAAAAAATTTTAGAAAAAAAAGAAGAAATTGGAAGGGTTTGTATTCAAACAGTTAATAATAAATATACAAAAGAGACTATTTTTAAAATATTAAATAAATTAGGCAAAGAGATAAAAGTTTCAATCTCCATTAACACATCAAATTTGAAATTAGTTGAAGAGCTTTTTAATCTTAATGCTGATAAAGTTGGACTTCCAATTGATGTTGCAAATTCATACCTTTATAAAAATTTAAGAGGAGGGGACTTTTATAAAAAGGTTAATTTTATTTTAAATGCAAATAAAATTTTTAAAAACAAAATTTCAACTCACATTATTGTTGGTTTAGGAGAATCTGATAAGGATATATTAAATCTATATAAAATTTTTATCGATAATGGAATAATAGTTGCACTTTTCTCATTTACTCCAATTGAAGGAACACTTTGTGAAAGAATATCTCCCCCCTCTTTATTAAGATATAGAAAGATTCAAATTGCAACCAAATTAATAGAAAAAGGATTTTCTATTTCTCAATTTGAATTTGATGAAGAGAATTATTTAAAAAGAATTCCTGAAATTTCCATTGATTTATTAAAAGATTTAAATCCATTTATAACTAGAGGTTGTCCTTTTTGTACAAGACCATATTATAATGAAAGACCAAAAGGAGATCTATATAATTATCCATATCCTTTAACTGATAAAGATTTTAAAAAAGAATTTGAATTTTTAAAAACTAATAAAGTTTTATGAGTTTTAAATTAATAATTTTAAAGTATAAAAAACTTAATCCATACTTAAATATGGCAATAGATGAAGCAAATCTCCTTTATGGAAATAAAGATGAGATTATTTTAAGATTTTTTGGATGGGAGCCATACTCTGTTTCAATAGGAACTTTTCAAAAAATTGAAGAAATTAATATAGATTTTTTGAAAGAAAATAAAATTCCATTAGTTCGAAGACCTACAGGTGGAAAAGGAGTATATCATGAGAATGAACTTACATATTCAATTGTTATTCCAAAAAACCACCCTTTATATGAGCTAAGCATAATTGAATCTTATAAAGAAATTTCTAAAGTTTTTATCTTTTCTTTAATCGAGTTTGGAATAAAAGGAGAATTGACTAAAAAAAGTGGTGAAATAGATGGGTTTTGTTTTTCTTCTTTAAACTATTATGAAGTTTCAGTTAATGGTAAAAAAATAATTGGATCAGCTCAAAGAAGAAAAAAAGAGGGTCTTCTTCAACAAGGTTCAATTCCTATTGAAATTGATTATGAAAAAGTAAAAAATATTTTTTATTTAGAAGATACAAGTAAATTCACTTCGTTAAAAGAATTAAATAAATCAATCGAAATTGATATATTAGAAGAAGTTTTAATTAAAAATTTTATTAATTTTTTCTCTCTACCTTATGAAATAATAGAACAAAATAATGATAAAATTTCTATAGGTTTTGATTTATTTAAAAATAAATACTCATTAGAATCTTGGAACTATAGAGGAGTTTATTAAAAAGGTACTTCTTCTCCTTTTTCTTCTTCTCTATACTCAATTTCTGTGAATTTTGCATAATTTTTCAAGAATTTTAATTTAAGTTTACCTAAAGGCCCATTTCTGTTTTTTGCAACAATTAATTCAACAATTGAATGCTCTTTTCCAATATCATCATCTTCCTTATTTAAAAACATAACAACATCTGCATCTTGCTCAATACTATTATGAACAAAAATGTTATTTGCTATAAAGTTATGTGTTTCTTCAACTGTAACATCATAAACTTCATCTTCATAAAGTTCTATTATTTCTTTTACTCTATCCCAATAAATATCTGATTGAGATAAATTATTTAATTTTTCACTATTTAATATTTCTGCATATTTATTTAATCTGTGTCTACTTAAATTATTTTCAAAAATTGAACCTGAATAAGAAACTCCTAATAATTTTGAAATATTCCTCCATGAATAATTTATTTTATCTTTTTCATATTTAATTAAATTCCATACTGTTTTTGGAATTATATCATTATTTGGATTTTCTTTTTTCTTTTTTATTAATTTTATTAATTCAAAAATTTTATTTCCTTTTGCTCCATATGAACCAATCAAATTAAGAAATTTTAATTGATTCTCTTTTCCCTGTATTTCCAATACCCAATTTGTCCTATAATTATTTTTCTTTTTGCCTCTTATTGTTGAAATAATACCTAATCTTAATAACAAATATTGAATTTGAGTTATCAATTTTTTGCTTGATGAAGAGTAATAAATTGAAATACTTTCCTTACCTGTTTTAGTTTTTACATATGAAATATTTCCATCAGTAGACCAAAGATGCTTTAAAAAAGTACATATTTTTTTATCAGTCAAATTCATAAAAGAATCGGGTAATTCTTTCTCAAAAGATTTAGCAAGTTTTAAATCATTTTTAATAAGCCAGTCAACAAAAGGATGGTGTCTATTTTTTGTTAAATTATAAGGTGATGGTAAATAAATATGATACCAATTTTTCTGTTTAATAATTTTTGGATTAATATTAAATAAATTTTTTGCTATCTTTTCAACAATTTTCAAATTTTCTTCATCACTACTAGTATAGTGTATTGGTTGTTTAGGAGCATAACAACCATCTCCAATCATATGTGCAAAAAATATTATTTCTTCATCAGAATACCTTTCTTTTCCCTCAAGTTTTATAATTCTTGGCACTGCAATATGTTCGTTTATTTTTAATTGATCTAATCTTTTCCAGCCTTCAAATGTTAAAAATGGATGATTCGCTGAGGCTTTAATTTCTCTTCCACTAAATGTTCTTAATAAATAAACTTTTTTAATTCCGCTTGAAAATGCTTTTATGAGATTTGCATTTTTTATTTTTAAACTTTTTTCATCAAGTGAAAGTATAGGAATAGGTAATTTAATTTTTCCATCAACTAAATCTTTTAGTTTTATTAATTCACCTGTATCTCCTCTTATAAGAATTGTATCCCCAGTTAGACAGCCGCTCTCTCTTAAATCTGAGAGTAATGGGCGTTTATTTTCTCTTTTTTCAATCGCCCTAGATAGTTGTGAAATAACTAAAACAGGAATTTCAAGTTCTCTCGCAAGTTTTTTTAAACTTCTTGTTAATTCTGAAATTTCTTGTACTCTATTTTCTACTTTTGTTTTTAAATGCATCAACTGAAGATAATCAATAACAACCATTCCAAGATTATGTTGATTTTTGAGTCTTCTTGCTTTAGTTCTTATTTCAAGAATTGAAATATCAGATGAATCATCTATATATATTGGTGCATCATAAAGTGGTCCATATGCTCTTCCAAGTTTTACCCAATCTTCATCTGAAAGCATACTAGTTTTTAATTTATGAAAGTTAACATTTGCAGTAGATTCAAGAATTCTCTCAACAATTTGCTCTTTTGACATTTCAAGAGAGAAAATGGCAACAGGAACCTTTTCTTTTAAAGCAATATTCACACAAATATTTATTGAAAGAGAAGTTTTTCCAAGAGAGGNTCTTGCGGCAAGAATAATTAAGTCATTTTTATGAAATCCACCTAAAATTTCATCAAGCTTTTTAAAGTGAGTTGGAATTCCAGGAAGACCTTTTTTATCTTTATATAGAGATTCGATTCTATCAAAAGATTCTTTTAATAGATCTTTTAATGGATAAAATGGTGTTGTCATTCTTTTTTTTGCTATATCGAAGAGATAACCTTGACTTTTATCTAAGATAGTTCCGCTATCTTCTTCTGCCTCGAATGCCAGATTTATAATATCTATTCCTGCTTTGATTATTTCTCTTAAAACAGCTTTGTCTTCAACAATTTTTGCATATACATCGATATTTAATGCAGTTGGTGTTATATTTGTTAATGTTGCTAGATAACTAAAACCACCAATTTCTTCTAATTTTCCTTTCTTTTTAAGTTCTTCAGAAAGAGTAAGTAAATCTATTGGCTCGTTTTTTTCAAAAAGTTCAATCATTGTTTCATAAATAATCTGATGTGATGTTCTATAAAAATGTTCTGGTTTAAGAAAATCTATTACTTTATAGATTGCTTCATTATCTATTAAAATAGATCCTAAAGTTGCTTGTTCTGCTTCAATACTATGAGGAGGAACCCTCCCAAAAATTTCTTCGTTCATTCTTCTTGTACAAAAAGTTTTAAATTTGCAATAATATTTTTATATAATTTTACTTTTATTTCATAATATCCTACATTTTTTATTGGTTCTTCAATTTCAATTTTTTTCCTATCTATAGAAACGCCTATTTTTTTCTTAATTAATTCTGAAATTTCATCACTTGTTATTGAGCCATATAATTTTCCTTTGATACCTGTTTTTCTTTTTATGTTAAAAACATCTTTTTCTATTTTCTCTTTTATAATTTTTGCTCTCTCTTCCTCTCTTGATTCTTTGTTTTCTTTTATTTTCATTTTATTAATATAATCTTTTTCTTCTCCTTCACTTAATTTTTTAGCAAGACCAAATTTCTCAAGATAATTTGTATAAAAACCAAAGGAGACATCTAAGATGTCTCCTTTTTTTCCAAGATTTTGAATATCTTTTAAGAGTAAAACTTTAACCTTTTTCATTCATTAATAGACAACATATGGTAGAAGAGCCATTTCTCTTGCTCTTTTTATTGCTTTTGCAAGTTGTCTTTGATGTTTTGCACAAGTTCCTGTGTTTCTTCTTGGTAGAATTTTTCCTCTTGGTGTCATATATTTTCTTAAGAGTTCGTAATCCTTATAATCAATTTCTACAATTCTATTTTTGCAAAAATAACATATCTTTTTTCCAGGTTTAAATCTTCTAATTCCTTCCTTTGCCATATTCTTTTTACCTCCTAATATTAATCTATTGGTATCTCTTCATCAACTTCAACTTCACTCTCTTCGCTCACTTCCTCTGCTTCAGGTCTTTTTGATAAAAATTTAATATTATCAGCAATAACTTCAATTGCTTGTTTTCTTAATCCATCTGCTGTTTCATAATCTCTTATTCTCAGTCTCCCTTCAACAAGAACTAAAGACCCTTTTCTTAAATACTCACTTACATTTTTTGCTAAATTTCCTTTAGATCCCCAACATATAACATTAATAAAAAGTGTCTCTTCTTGCATTTCACCATTTTTATCCATATATTTTCTTCCTGATGCTAATCTAAATGTGGAAACCATTGTTCCTGAAGGAGTATATTTTGTTTCAGGATCTTTTGTTAATCTACCTACAAGAATAATTCTATTATACATTTACTTTCTCCTCTTGTTTTACAATCATAAATCTAAGAATGTTTGTGTTGAGTTTTAAAGTTTGTTTAAATTCTTTTAATTCAGTTTGAGGTATTTTAAAATAAAAAATTGTGTAAATACCCTCTGTAAATTTTTCAATCTGATATGCAAATTTTTTTCTTCCCCAAGGGAGTATATTAATAAACTCTCCCCCTTTATTCAAAATATAATCTTTAATTTTTTCCTCCTCCTTTTTAAGGTCTTCATCTTTAAGATTTGGTTTGAAAATCACCATCATCTCGTACTTTTTCATCATTACCTCCTTTGGCGTAACCGCTTTGCTCTTCTTGAGACAAAGCAGGAGATTCTTTCTTTTCCTCTTCTTTAATCTCTTCCTTCTCTTTAAATTCTACTCTTCTTACTTTACCAGAAACTCTTACTTCTTTCAAGTAAGAAAGAATTTTATATATTGGATAAGAAGAAAGTGTTGTGATTGATATAACAAAAATTAAATAAATTAAAAGAGAGGGAATTAGATTAAGAGGATTTTCAAACATAGTAGTTAAATTTCCTTTAAAAGAAAAGAAAAAGAGGTTAAAGAAAGTATATAGTACTGCAAAGAAAATTCCTGAAGTTACAGAAAGAATAGAATTAATAGAAATAAGTCCAAGTATAAAAGATGTAAGAGGTAATAAATAAATTGAATCTAGATGATAATAATAATTTAAGAAAAACCCTAAAAATAAAGAAATAAGAAGAATTAAAGAAACAAACGGATTTTCTATTTTAGCTCCTTTTTTTCCTTTTACATAAGAAAAAATAAATGAAATTATTGAAAATACTATTGGAACAAAAATTATGTTTAAATTTTCATAATTTAATTGAGGGAATATTTTATTTTTAAAAACAATTTGTGGTACACCATTTATGTATATTTCAATAATTTCTGTAATGTGTTTTGAAAACAAAGATATTGCTCCAACTAAAATTCCAGATAAAGGATTTTTTATGTAAAATCCTAAAATTACAAGAATCAATATGTAAGATAAAAATACTAGAGGAAATAAAGAACTCATCGATGGTAAATAAAAATATTTATCTATTGAATTTTTTGTCAATGTAAAGATGATACCAAAAATTATTGATAAAGTTAATCCATTAATTAATCTTTTCATAATTTTACTCCAATTTTCTTTAAAATTTTACTTATTAAACTTACCTCCTTTTTTCTCCCCTGAGAAGCAGAAAAAGAAAGATAAACAGCATAAATTATTATAAAAAATCCAGCATAAATATAAATAAATTTCCAAAGATAAAAAAATATCTTATTTAAAACATAATAAGATAAGGTTATTGAATAAAGATATTTAAAAAGAAATGAAAAGATAATCCATAAAGGAAGTGTTATAAGCCAATATCCAATAGATTGTTTAGCATGGAATCTCAAAAACTCATCTCTATCAATTTCTGAAACTAAAATAAAAATTCCAATTATTCCTAGAGTTAAATATGAGAGAGATGCTAAAAAATATTCAGACTCTTTCTCAAATCCACTATTTATACCCAAGGAAACTCAAAGCCTCCTTATTTTTTCTCCAATTTTTATAAATTTTTACCCAAAGTTCAAGATAAACTGGTCTTTCTAAAAATTTTTCAATATCCATTCTTGCCTCAGTTCCAATTTTTTTAATTAAATTTCCTTTAAAACCTATAACAATTTTTCTTTGACTCTCTTTTTCAACATAAATTGTAGCCCTAATATAAACTTTTCCATTTTCTCTTTCTTTAAATTCTTCAACAACAACAGTTGATGAATGTGGTACCTCTTCTTCTAAGTTTAACATGAGTTTTTCTTGAATTATTTCTTTTACAATATCAATTTCCATTGAATCAGTTAAAATTTCTGGATCATAAAGATATTCTCCTTCAGGAAGATAATTAAATATTTCATCTAAAAGTATATTTACATTTTCACCTGTTAAAGATGATATTGGAATTGTTTTATCCATTTTATCAAATTTTAAAAACCTTTCCATCGTTTTTTCTAATTTTTCTCTAAATAAATCAAGTTTATTAACAACTAAAAATTTTGGTTTATTATAATCTTTTATTCTCTCATAGACCAAAAGATCTTCTTCATCAACCTCTTTTGAACCATCAACAATCCACAAGATTATATCTCCATCATTTAAATTTTTTAATGCTTCATTTAACATATATCTTCCAAGCTCATGAATTGGATTATGAATTCCAGGAGAATCTATAAAAACAATTTGTCCCCTTTCTTCTGTATAAATTCCTTTTAATCTTTTTCTCGTTGTTTGAGGTTTTGGTGATATTGGGGCAATTTTTGTTCCTAAAATAAGATTTAAAAGAGTTGATTTTCCAGTGTTTGGTTTGCCTGATAGAACAACAATTCCACTTTTCATAACTAAAATATAACACATTTTGTAACAAATAATAAAATTTAATGTATATTAATTAGTGTGGAAATTCCTGATAAAGAAATTATTGAAAGAGTTAAGAGAGGTGAAAAGGAGATGTTTGGTGTTTTAATTGATAGATACTCAGACAGAATTTATTCATATTTTTTAAAACTAATTCAAGATAAAGATGAAGCTATGAGTTTAACTCAAGAGACATTTTATAAAGTTTTTAAAGGAATCAAAAATTTTGATACAAATAAAGATTTTTTTCCATATTTGATTAAAATTGCAAGAAATGAAGGAATAAATTTTTTAAATAAATATAAAAAAATTGAGAAAGTTGATTATAACGATACTTTGGATTATGAAAAAAAAGAAAGTTTTGATTTGAAAATTATTTTGGATGAAGGGATCAAAAAATTACCAAAAGAAGATAGAGAAATAATTCTTCTATTTTATATGGAAAATTTAAGTTATGAAGAGATTTCTAATATTTTAAATATATCAATTGATAATGTTAAAGTGAAACTTCATAGAGCAAAGGAGAAACTGAGAAAATTTTTAGAGGTGAAAGATGAGTTTTAATGATTTTGAAGAGATTTTAAAAAATTTATCAAAGTTAGAAAAGCTCTCAAATGAAGAAAAAGAAAAAATTTTTAAATACATTCTTAAAAAAGAGAGAAAAACAAATCTTATATTAATTTCAATATTAATATTTACATCTATTTTCCTAATTTTATTTATCCCATTTAAAACAAATTTATTTGATCCAGTTTATATTTTAATTGAAAATGAAAGCATAAAAAAACTTCAACTTAATTTAGAACTATATCTTTCAAATCCACTCATTTTAATTCAAATAATCTACTATCTTTTAGCAATTTTTATGATCGCTTTTCTTTTTGTTTTTATAAGGATTAAATTTTTCTTAAAAGGAGGAAATGGTGAATAATAAGATTTTTATAATTTTTATTCTTATCTTTTTGCTTCTACCAGGAACATTACTTGCTCAAGGAATTATTAAAGGAAAAGGAGATATTATAGTAAAACAAAATGAAGAGATAAGAGGAGATATAAGATTGGGCGAAGGAAATGTCACTGTTTATGGAAGAGTTTTAGGAAACATTATTGTTCTTAAAGGAAATATAAATTTAAAAAACTCTTCTTTTGTGAGAGGAGATATAATAACATATAATGGAAAAATTAATATAGATGATGGAGCAATAATTCTTGGAAGGAAAATTGAGTTTATAAGAGAAGGTGAAAGCGAAATAAATATACCTCAAATTTTTCTTTCAGGACAAGGTTTTTTATTGAAAATTGTAATAGCACTATTTATATTTTTAATTTCATTTATATTTAATGCATTTCTTAAAAATTTTGTATCTAAAACTTTTGCTTTTCTTAAAAATAATTTTCTTATAGTTCTTTTTACAGGAATTCTTTTATTTACCATATTTATTTATAACATTCCAAAAGAAGCACTTTTTCCTTTTGGGAAAATATTGTATTTATTGTATTTATTTTCAATAATAGTTTTTATTGCAATTGGAATTCCCTCAATTGTTAATTTTTTAGGTGAAAGTTTTTTGAAAATATTTAAAACTGAAATTGAAGACAATCTAATTAAAGATTTAGTTTTAAGTTTAATTGGAACCGCAATTATTTTAGTTTTTATTATTATTCCTATAATAGGTAATATTTTATTAGGTATAATTTGTTCTATATCATTTGGATTAACTTTCTTTTATTCTTTATATAAAATTTTTAAATCTCAATAATTTTTGGAAGATTTGTTAAATTTTGTGGTTTTTCATCTTTAATTACAACTATATCTTCAATTCTAATTCCAAATTTATTTTCAATATATATTCCAGGTTCAATTGTAACAACCATGTTTTCTTTGAGAACTGTCTCATCTCTTGGATTTAGAGCTGGTTTTTCATGAATCTCAAGACCAACTCCATGCCCTAATCCATGACCAAAATATTTACCATATCCCATATTATTAATATAATTTCTGCTTTCAGCATCAATTTCATTTGCTTTAATATTACTTTTTATATTTTCAAT is a genomic window of Caldisericia bacterium containing:
- a CDS encoding radical SAM protein produces the protein MVEEKIKFFYPIKTLPVSLTGDICSLNCLHCNSFYLKGMKTKDESLSYLQSEEFSSFLISGGFDEKGKLDIFSNLDYIKKVKTSGKKIVLHPGFITKEEIDALKGYIDVISFDFIYDDETIKEIYHLEYKKEDFKTQYLLLRRNIKTIPHIIVGLYKGIIKGEYEAIDVLAELKPSLIIFLVIVPTKETPFEKINIPDIGEIKELFMKAKRKLRLTKFHLGCMVPKGEIKDEIELAAFESGFIGFVNPQNKLKNLVKDPEVYYECDALYY
- a CDS encoding radical SAM protein, whose product is MNAMLSTIRVSLGSTSVLEFKKLKYDFEIKTIYLLLSGKCTKDCKYCTQAKSSKSDEKYLSRVVWPEYDLDETLEKILEKKEEIGRVCIQTVNNKYTKETIFKILNKLGKEIKVSISINTSNLKLVEELFNLNADKVGLPIDVANSYLYKNLRGGDFYKKVNFILNANKIFKNKISTHIIVGLGESDKDILNLYKIFIDNGIIVALFSFTPIEGTLCERISPPSLLRYRKIQIATKLIEKGFSISQFEFDEENYLKRIPEISIDLLKDLNPFITRGCPFCTRPYYNERPKGDLYNYPYPLTDKDFKKEFEFLKTNKVL
- a CDS encoding lipoate--protein ligase family protein → MSFKLIILKYKKLNPYLNMAIDEANLLYGNKDEIILRFFGWEPYSVSIGTFQKIEEINIDFLKENKIPLVRRPTGGKGVYHENELTYSIVIPKNHPLYELSIIESYKEISKVFIFSLIEFGIKGELTKKSGEIDGFCFSSLNYYEVSVNGKKIIGSAQRRKKEGLLQQGSIPIEIDYEKVKNIFYLEDTSKFTSLKELNKSIEIDILEEVLIKNFINFFSLPYEIIEQNNDKISIGFDLFKNKYSLESWNYRGVY
- a CDS encoding replicative DNA helicase gives rise to the protein MNEEIFGRVPPHSIEAEQATLGSILIDNEAIYKVIDFLKPEHFYRTSHQIIYETMIELFEKNEPIDLLTLSEELKKKGKLEEIGGFSYLATLTNITPTALNIDVYAKIVEDKAVLREIIKAGIDIINLAFEAEEDSGTILDKSQGYLFDIAKKRMTTPFYPLKDLLKESFDRIESLYKDKKGLPGIPTHFKKLDEILGGFHKNDLIILAARXSLGKTSLSINICVNIALKEKVPVAIFSLEMSKEQIVERILESTANVNFHKLKTSMLSDEDWVKLGRAYGPLYDAPIYIDDSSDISILEIRTKARRLKNQHNLGMVVIDYLQLMHLKTKVENRVQEISELTRSLKKLARELEIPVLVISQLSRAIEKRENKRPLLSDLRESGCLTGDTILIRGDTGELIKLKDLVDGKIKLPIPILSLDEKSLKIKNANLIKAFSSGIKKVYLLRTFSGREIKASANHPFLTFEGWKRLDQLKINEHIAVPRIIKLEGKERYSDEEIIFFAHMIGDGCYAPKQPIHYTSSDEENLKIVEKIAKNLFNINPKIIKQKNWYHIYLPSPYNLTKNRHHPFVDWLIKNDLKLAKSFEKELPDSFMNLTDKKICTFLKHLWSTDGNISYVKTKTGKESISIYYSSSSKKLITQIQYLLLRLGIISTIRGKKKNNYRTNWVLEIQGKENQLKFLNLIGSYGAKGNKIFELIKLIKKKKENPNNDIIPKTVWNLIKYEKDKINYSWRNISKLLGVSYSGSIFENNLSRHRLNKYAEILNSEKLNNLSQSDIYWDRVKEIIELYEDEVYDVTVEETHNFIANNIFVHNSIEQDADVVMFLNKEDDDIGKEHSIVELIVAKNRNGPLGKLKLKFLKNYAKFTEIEYREEEKGEEVPF
- the rplI gene encoding 50S ribosomal protein L9, whose protein sequence is MKKVKVLLLKDIQNLGKKGDILDVSFGFYTNYLEKFGLAKKLSEGEEKDYINKMKIKENKESREEERAKIIKEKIEKDVFNIKRKTGIKGKLYGSITSDEISELIKKKIGVSIDRKKIEIEEPIKNVGYYEIKVKLYKNIIANLKLFVQEE
- the rpsR gene encoding 30S ribosomal protein S18 produces the protein MAKEGIRRFKPGKKICYFCKNRIVEIDYKDYELLRKYMTPRGKILPRRNTGTCAKHQRQLAKAIKRAREMALLPYVVY
- the ssb gene encoding single-stranded DNA-binding protein → MYNRIILVGRLTKDPETKYTPSGTMVSTFRLASGRKYMDKNGEMQEETLFINVICWGSKGNLAKNVSEYLRKGSLVLVEGRLRIRDYETADGLRKQAIEVIADNIKFLSKRPEAEEVSEESEVEVDEEIPID
- the rpsF gene encoding 30S ribosomal protein S6, giving the protein MKKYEMMVIFKPNLKDEDLKKEEEKIKDYILNKGGEFINILPWGRKKFAYQIEKFTEGIYTIFYFKIPQTELKEFKQTLKLNTNILRFMIVKQEEKVNV
- the era gene encoding GTPase Era; this encodes MKSGIVVLSGKPNTGKSTLLNLILGTKIAPISPKPQTTRKRLKGIYTEERGQIVFIDSPGIHNPIHELGRYMLNEALKNLNDGDIILWIVDGSKEVDEEDLLVYERIKDYNKPKFLVVNKLDLFREKLEKTMERFLKFDKMDKTIPISSLTGENVNILLDEIFNYLPEGEYLYDPEILTDSMEIDIVKEIIQEKLMLNLEEEVPHSSTVVVEEFKERENGKVYIRATIYVEKESQRKIVIGFKGNLIKKIGTEARMDIEKFLERPVYLELWVKIYKNWRKNKEALSFLGYK
- a CDS encoding RNA polymerase sigma factor encodes the protein MEIPDKEIIERVKRGEKEMFGVLIDRYSDRIYSYFLKLIQDKDEAMSLTQETFYKVFKGIKNFDTNKDFFPYLIKIARNEGINFLNKYKKIEKVDYNDTLDYEKKESFDLKIILDEGIKKLPKEDREIILLFYMENLSYEEISNILNISIDNVKVKLHRAKEKLRKFLEVKDEF
- a CDS encoding polymer-forming cytoskeletal protein; amino-acid sequence: MNNKIFIIFILIFLLLPGTLLAQGIIKGKGDIIVKQNEEIRGDIRLGEGNVTVYGRVLGNIIVLKGNINLKNSSFVRGDIITYNGKINIDDGAIILGRKIEFIREGESEINIPQIFLSGQGFLLKIVIALFIFLISFIFNAFLKNFVSKTFAFLKNNFLIVLFTGILLFTIFIYNIPKEALFPFGKILYLLYLFSIIVFIAIGIPSIVNFLGESFLKIFKTEIEDNLIKDLVLSLIGTAIILVFIIIPIIGNILLGIICSISFGLTFFYSLYKIFKSQ